The following are encoded together in the Balaenoptera acutorostrata chromosome 9, mBalAcu1.1, whole genome shotgun sequence genome:
- the LOC103016949 gene encoding olfactory receptor 10A5, giving the protein MAEGNWTRVSEFILMSFSSLPAEIQSLLFLTFLIVYLVTLLGNSLIILVTLADPMLHSPMYFFLRNLSFLEIGFNLVIVPKMLGTLIAQDTTISFLGCATQMYFFFFFGVSECFLLAIMAYDRYVAICNPLHYPVIMNPWTRAKLAIASWFPGIPVATVQTTWLFSFPFCGTNKVNHFFCDSPPVLKLVCADTALFEIYAIVGTILVVMIPCLLILCSYTCIIAAILKIPSAKGKHKAFSTCSSHLLVVSLFYVSLSLIYFHPKSNNSPESKKVLSLSYTVMTPILNPIIYSLRNNEVKNAFGRTFYKALGLRDCIP; this is encoded by the coding sequence ATGGCTGAAGGAAACTGGACAAGAGTTAGTGAGTTTATCCTCATGAGTTTCTCTTCCCTACCTGCTGAAATACAGTCATTACTCTTCCTGACATTTTTAATCGTCTACCTGGTCACCCTGCTGGGAAACAGCCTCATCATTCTGGTTACCTTGGCTGACCCCATGCTGCACAGCCCCATGTACTTCTTCCTCAGGAACTTGTCTTTCTTAGAGATTGGCTTCAACCTAGTCATTGTGCCCAAGATGCTGGGGACCCTGATTGCTCAGGACACAACCATCTCCTTTCTTGGCTGTGCCACTCAgatgtatttcttcttcttctttggggTTTCTGAATGTTTCCTCCTGGCAATCATGGCCTATGACCGCTATGTAGCCATCTGCAATCCCTTGCACTATCCAGTCATCATGAACCCTTGGACACGGGCAAAACTGGCTATTGCCTCCTGGTTTCCAGGCATTCCTGTAGCTACTGTGCAGACCACGTGGCTCTTCAGCTTTCCATTCTGTGGCACCAACAAGGTGAACCACTTCTTCTGTGACAGCCCACCTGTGCTGAAGCTGGTCTGTGCAGACACAGCACTGTTTGAGATCTATGCCATTGTTGGAACCATTCTGGTCGTCATGATACCCTGCTTGCTGATCCTATGTTCCTACACTTGCATCATTGCTGCCATCCTCAAGATTCCATCAGCTAAAGGGAAGCACAAAGCCTTCTCTACCTGCTCCTCCCACCTCCTTGTTGTCTCCCTTTTCTATGTATCTTTAAGCCTCATCTATTTCCATCCTAAGTCCAATAATTCTCCTGAGAGCAAGAAGGTGCTATCACTGTCCTATACTGTTATGACTCCCATATTGAACCCCATCATCTACAGCCTGAGAAATAATGAGGTGAAGAATGCCTTTGGCCGAACATTCTACAAGGCCCTAGGCCTTAGAGACTGCATCCCATAG